In Aestuariibaculum lutulentum, one DNA window encodes the following:
- the dnaX gene encoding DNA polymerase III subunit gamma/tau: MEHFVVSARKYRPQTFKDVVGQQAITNTLLNAIDNNHLAQALLFTGPRGVGKTTCARILAKMINSDGTETGDEDFAFNVFELDAASNNSVDDIRSLTDQVRIPPQVGKYKVYIIDEVHMLSQAAFNAFLKTLEEPPKHCIFILATTEKHKIIPTILSRCQIFDFKRITVKDAKDYLKYIAEEQGVKADDDALHIIAQKADGAMRDALSIFDRVVSFSGKDLTRQAVTENLNVLDYETYFTSTDLILENKIPDLLLQFNNTLSKGFDGHHYIAGLASHFRDLLVSKTPETIELLEVGEETKKKYLEQSQKATQAFLLEAINLANDCDLKYKTSKNQRLLIELCLMQLASITFDGEKKNSRHYIIPASFFKKKGITPVPVNLPKASTTIEETTPKKQIPANNFQAPQPAKIDLKSDNKRKSGLSLSSLRVKKEHQIKQMEVVVDEENLPSEPFTEQALIASWNEYTNSIRSKGLHNLASILAMDTPKVKGTTIHVEYPAETNKVEVERNQYDLLAYIRKSLSNYDISLSIDVNEVKQKQYAYTPMEKFEKLKEKNANIDILRKTFDLDL; encoded by the coding sequence ATGGAACACTTTGTAGTATCAGCCCGTAAATACAGACCTCAAACGTTTAAAGACGTTGTTGGTCAGCAGGCCATTACAAACACTTTACTTAATGCCATTGATAACAATCACTTAGCACAAGCCTTACTATTTACAGGGCCACGAGGTGTGGGTAAAACCACTTGTGCGCGTATCCTGGCTAAAATGATTAACAGCGATGGAACTGAAACTGGTGATGAAGATTTTGCCTTTAATGTTTTTGAACTCGATGCTGCCTCTAATAACTCGGTTGACGATATTAGAAGCTTAACGGACCAGGTTAGAATTCCTCCGCAAGTTGGTAAATATAAAGTCTATATTATAGACGAGGTACACATGCTGTCTCAGGCTGCTTTTAATGCGTTTCTTAAAACCCTAGAAGAACCACCAAAGCATTGCATTTTTATTTTAGCAACTACCGAAAAACATAAAATTATCCCAACCATCTTATCGCGTTGTCAGATTTTTGACTTTAAGCGAATTACAGTTAAAGATGCTAAGGACTATTTAAAATATATTGCTGAAGAACAAGGCGTAAAAGCTGATGATGATGCGCTGCATATTATTGCCCAAAAGGCAGATGGTGCTATGCGTGATGCCTTATCGATTTTCGATCGTGTCGTTAGTTTTTCAGGTAAAGACTTAACCAGACAAGCAGTTACCGAAAATTTAAATGTACTGGATTACGAAACCTATTTCACCAGTACCGATTTAATTTTAGAAAACAAGATTCCAGATTTACTACTTCAGTTTAACAACACCTTATCTAAGGGTTTTGATGGTCATCATTACATCGCCGGATTAGCATCTCACTTTAGAGATTTACTGGTAAGCAAAACTCCTGAAACCATTGAGCTTTTAGAAGTTGGTGAAGAAACTAAAAAGAAATATTTAGAACAGTCTCAAAAAGCAACACAAGCCTTTTTACTTGAGGCCATAAATCTGGCTAACGACTGTGATTTAAAATATAAAACAAGTAAAAACCAACGCTTACTCATTGAATTATGCCTTATGCAGCTTGCCTCTATCACTTTTGATGGAGAAAAAAAAAATAGCAGACATTACATAATTCCGGCATCTTTCTTTAAGAAAAAAGGGATCACTCCTGTTCCTGTTAACCTTCCGAAGGCATCAACTACAATAGAAGAGACAACTCCAAAAAAGCAAATACCTGCTAATAATTTTCAGGCGCCGCAGCCGGCTAAAATTGATTTAAAAAGCGATAATAAACGTAAATCCGGATTATCGCTAAGTAGTTTACGGGTTAAGAAAGAACACCAGATTAAACAAATGGAAGTTGTTGTAGATGAAGAAAATCTACCAAGCGAACCATTTACTGAGCAAGCTCTTATCGCGTCCTGGAACGAATATACAAACTCTATAAGGAGTAAAGGTCTGCATAACCTGGCCTCTATTTTGGCGATGGATACTCCGAAAGTAAAAGGCACTACAATACACGTAGAATATCCTGCCGAAACCAATAAAGTTGAAGTTGAGCGTAACCAATACGATCTTTTGGCGTATATTAGAAAGTCTTTAAGCAATTACGACATTAGTTTGTCTATTGATGTTAACGAGGTGAAACAAAAACAATACGCTTACACCCCGATGGAGAAATTTGAAAAGCTTAAAGAAAAAAATGCTAATATCGATATCTTAAGAAAGACTTTCGATTTAGACCTTTAA